A portion of the Longimicrobium sp. genome contains these proteins:
- a CDS encoding translocation/assembly module TamB domain-containing protein translates to MAARRRFRLDRVGLLLLGALAGFVVAALFVFLFVQRARTRVIEERVRITLGLPEEAFELEDVEPDGTLRIALRDVAFLDRNRDTIIAAPVARARLVTRTLNGTGPIVFDQGEVIRPDLRLSQDRNGEWNALQIFAVEAGGRPVRGVAGEQPKGRTFDFRGIRLVDGRARIVTPTTAPPPGPQPRYVPGRTPERVRVAGRWLAVHTLRDLDANLALVRVKGEGGWRVEIGSLDAAVTNPDTRIEALAGWLDQDAAQNLRFDIREFRTPYSRFAGEGLVNLSGASPRYDLRLRAAPLDFRDLYGMGFAVPREGIARFGLAVETLSGNRTRWTVTDAQVAVLDSRASGRLTAVTAPGQEPVFTDTRLVLEPLRLVDLERLGFVDRMQFAGEVRGTITSVDEVTGGRGGALRIDLASSIVPRSSVDAPASSITARGLVRFGGAEGLRFDGVRVDADPLDLATLRPLFPDNDLLRGVIRGGATVTGTMKRFRIEGGDLAYTVGGAPETRLRAISATVSMDPKLRFDLSARADPLALATLTRLFPSLPFRSATLSGPIHLSGTAEQIAFDFDLNGSAGALAARGTLGLGGRVPTFDVSGRVTAFRASALVANAPEAAAREVSGTFSARGSTEDFRFAVDLTQAAGRFNLAGNIRRPGGGPMQFDVAGRVDNFQLGVLLGRPTLLPGPVSGPIRLSGGGRQPYRFDVDLRGPQGMFALNGWYQPGTVPTYSIRGQVAGLDLSALPGLASFPRTRLTGTLLLEGRGTTPETFQGRVAFNAAPGSTVGGIALTAGTMNIVAADGVLRVDTLLFAGRGFRAEARGSIGLTRNAGPLSFSLTAPNLAQLRQFLPGADTLPEMEGAIAMQGTMSGTVRNPSIGASGSARNFRYGTYAAGTLTFTFAGVKGPRGWTGNTRLEGTQLQAGTMKLLALRLEANMTPDRASFGLSARRDPQTDLTASGTLELDGLAVRGAVLDNLGLRIAGTDWRLAQRARIAWNETQGLVVEDLLLRRTGPGPGGSIAADGVLPPRGNADFRLHMEGIDLAELRRIFPTVPEAQGRLALDAEIHGQVNDPRLTIDARVDSLVYGGVRSDSLQIKANYAPNRMAVDGGVRVGGHEVVRAQASIPMRLSLGGIVPGFEILRDQPLTATITADSVPLALVTQSMPAYLENGQGTMRARVVVAGTPARPTVNGDATLENGAMTIVALGARWDQINGRLSMHGDTVRVDSVSAHTGRDGRAFVNGTVLLDDGAHPRVDLALWMDDFQVADNPDVAEIQANARVRLSGRVPRIVVTGTVRIEDGTLYIPSLNTPGEVDILNADVGALGADSIAVPTTSQAILAGLIPQHLQVQVGESVWLQSPDARIQIRGNLEIDRPGATNLIFGELDAVRGSYTLELGPIRRQFDIQQGVVRFYGTPEINPSLDITAAYEVRGGRAEQPVSVLVHVAGTMQEPRVELTTNNRQPLSQTELISLLLLGGTGGQGGFLSSELLSSAAVEQFVGNLLAAQLENALVRTGAVDYVRVRTRAATGVAATGAGGGGFGLDFLSQLTIEIGKEVVSNLYANLEVADIFGQPQLGASIEWQVSPTLTLRAANEPVLRDPLVRGLFRAQRQTTVDLHRRWEYGRPRQRPHPQPRRANPAQPKPAEPSTPSGQPPPTPPPGGGGTQEDDGRATQAEPAPPATTSGQPPPGGGGTEQEAADGPSASERAQPPPATAIPEQPPPVFGPAEVDTEGG, encoded by the coding sequence ATGGCCGCCCGCCGCCGCTTCCGCCTGGACCGCGTGGGCCTCCTGCTGCTGGGAGCGCTCGCGGGGTTCGTGGTGGCGGCGCTGTTCGTATTCCTGTTCGTGCAGCGCGCGCGCACGCGGGTGATCGAGGAGCGCGTGCGCATCACACTGGGGCTGCCGGAGGAGGCGTTCGAGCTGGAGGACGTGGAGCCCGACGGCACGCTGCGCATCGCGCTGCGCGACGTGGCGTTCCTGGACCGCAACCGCGACACCATCATCGCCGCGCCGGTGGCCCGCGCGCGGCTGGTCACCCGCACGCTGAACGGCACCGGCCCCATCGTCTTCGACCAGGGCGAGGTGATCCGCCCCGACCTGCGGCTGTCGCAGGACCGCAACGGCGAGTGGAACGCGCTGCAGATCTTCGCCGTGGAGGCGGGGGGCCGTCCCGTGCGCGGCGTGGCGGGCGAGCAGCCGAAGGGGCGCACCTTCGACTTCCGCGGCATCCGCCTGGTCGACGGCCGCGCGCGCATCGTCACCCCGACCACGGCGCCGCCCCCGGGGCCCCAGCCGAGGTACGTCCCCGGCCGCACCCCCGAGCGGGTGCGCGTGGCCGGACGCTGGCTGGCCGTGCACACCCTGCGCGACCTCGACGCCAACCTCGCCCTCGTCCGCGTGAAGGGCGAGGGGGGATGGCGGGTGGAGATCGGGTCGCTGGACGCGGCGGTGACCAACCCCGACACGCGCATCGAGGCGCTGGCGGGGTGGCTGGACCAGGACGCCGCGCAGAACCTGCGCTTCGACATCCGCGAGTTCCGCACGCCCTACTCGCGCTTCGCCGGCGAGGGGCTGGTGAACCTCTCCGGCGCATCGCCCCGCTACGACCTGCGCCTCCGCGCGGCGCCGCTGGACTTCCGCGACCTGTACGGGATGGGCTTCGCCGTCCCCCGCGAGGGGATCGCGCGCTTCGGGCTGGCGGTGGAGACGCTCTCGGGGAACCGCACCCGGTGGACGGTGACCGACGCGCAGGTGGCGGTGCTCGACTCGCGTGCGTCGGGGCGGCTGACGGCCGTCACCGCGCCGGGGCAGGAGCCGGTGTTCACCGACACGCGGCTGGTGCTGGAGCCGCTGCGGCTGGTGGACCTGGAGCGGCTGGGGTTCGTCGACAGGATGCAGTTCGCCGGCGAGGTGCGCGGCACCATCACCTCGGTCGACGAGGTGACGGGCGGCCGCGGCGGCGCGCTGCGCATCGACCTGGCCTCGTCCATCGTTCCCCGCTCGTCGGTGGACGCGCCGGCCTCGTCCATCACCGCGCGGGGACTCGTCCGCTTCGGCGGGGCCGAGGGGCTGCGCTTCGACGGCGTGCGCGTGGACGCCGATCCCCTCGACCTGGCCACGCTGCGCCCCCTCTTCCCCGACAACGACCTGCTGCGCGGGGTGATCCGCGGCGGCGCCACGGTGACGGGGACGATGAAGCGCTTCCGCATCGAGGGCGGCGACCTGGCGTACACCGTGGGCGGCGCGCCCGAGACGCGGCTGCGCGCGATCTCCGCCACCGTGTCGATGGATCCGAAGCTGCGCTTCGACCTTTCCGCGCGCGCGGACCCGCTGGCGCTGGCCACGCTCACGCGGCTCTTCCCCTCGCTGCCCTTCCGCTCGGCCACGCTCTCCGGCCCCATCCATCTGTCGGGGACGGCGGAGCAGATCGCCTTCGACTTCGACCTGAACGGCAGCGCCGGCGCGCTGGCCGCGCGGGGAACGCTCGGCCTGGGCGGGCGCGTTCCCACCTTCGACGTCAGCGGGCGGGTGACGGCGTTCCGCGCCAGCGCGCTGGTGGCCAACGCGCCCGAGGCGGCGGCGCGGGAAGTGTCGGGCACCTTCTCGGCGCGGGGGAGCACGGAGGACTTCCGCTTCGCGGTGGACCTCACCCAGGCGGCGGGACGGTTCAACCTCGCAGGCAACATCCGCCGGCCGGGCGGCGGGCCGATGCAGTTCGACGTGGCCGGCCGCGTGGACAACTTCCAGCTCGGCGTGCTCCTCGGCCGGCCGACGCTCCTTCCCGGCCCGGTGAGCGGCCCGATCCGCCTCTCGGGCGGGGGGCGGCAGCCGTACCGCTTCGACGTGGACCTGCGCGGCCCGCAGGGGATGTTCGCGCTGAACGGCTGGTACCAGCCGGGGACCGTTCCCACCTACTCCATCCGCGGACAGGTGGCCGGGCTGGACCTGAGCGCGCTTCCCGGCCTGGCCTCGTTCCCGCGCACGCGGCTGACGGGCACGCTGCTGCTGGAGGGGCGGGGGACGACGCCCGAGACCTTCCAGGGGCGCGTGGCCTTCAACGCCGCGCCGGGATCGACCGTCGGCGGGATCGCGCTGACCGCGGGGACGATGAACATCGTTGCGGCCGACGGCGTGCTGCGCGTGGACACGCTCCTCTTCGCCGGCCGCGGCTTCCGCGCCGAGGCGCGCGGGTCGATCGGGCTCACGCGCAACGCCGGACCGCTCTCCTTCTCGCTCACCGCTCCGAATCTGGCGCAGCTGCGGCAGTTCCTCCCCGGCGCCGACACGCTGCCGGAGATGGAGGGCGCCATCGCCATGCAGGGGACGATGAGCGGCACGGTGCGCAACCCGTCGATCGGCGCGTCGGGCTCCGCCCGCAACTTCCGCTACGGGACGTACGCCGCCGGCACGCTCACCTTCACCTTCGCGGGGGTGAAGGGGCCGCGCGGGTGGACGGGGAACACGCGGCTGGAGGGAACGCAGCTGCAGGCGGGGACGATGAAGCTCCTCGCCCTGAGGCTGGAGGCCAACATGACGCCCGACCGCGCGTCGTTCGGCCTTTCCGCGCGGCGCGACCCGCAGACCGACCTCACCGCGTCGGGAACGCTGGAGCTGGACGGGCTGGCGGTGCGCGGCGCGGTGCTCGACAACCTGGGGCTGAGGATCGCGGGGACCGACTGGCGGCTGGCGCAGCGCGCGCGCATCGCCTGGAACGAGACGCAGGGGCTGGTGGTGGAAGACCTGCTGCTGCGGCGGACGGGCCCCGGCCCGGGCGGCTCCATCGCCGCCGACGGGGTGCTGCCGCCGCGCGGCAACGCCGACTTCCGGCTGCACATGGAGGGGATCGACCTGGCCGAGCTGCGCCGCATCTTCCCCACCGTTCCCGAGGCGCAGGGGCGGCTGGCGCTGGACGCCGAGATCCACGGGCAGGTGAACGACCCCCGGCTGACCATCGACGCCCGCGTGGACTCGCTGGTGTACGGCGGGGTGCGCTCCGACTCGCTGCAGATCAAGGCCAACTACGCGCCGAACCGGATGGCGGTGGACGGCGGCGTGCGCGTGGGCGGGCACGAGGTGGTGCGCGCCCAGGCCAGCATCCCCATGCGCCTGTCGCTGGGCGGGATCGTCCCCGGCTTCGAGATCCTGCGCGACCAGCCGCTCACCGCCACCATCACCGCCGACTCGGTGCCGCTGGCGCTGGTCACGCAGAGCATGCCCGCGTACCTGGAGAACGGGCAGGGGACGATGCGGGCGCGCGTGGTGGTGGCCGGCACCCCGGCGCGGCCCACGGTGAACGGCGACGCCACGCTGGAGAACGGCGCGATGACCATCGTGGCGCTCGGCGCGCGGTGGGACCAGATCAACGGCCGCCTGTCGATGCACGGCGACACGGTGCGCGTCGACTCCGTCTCCGCCCACACCGGCCGCGACGGGCGCGCGTTCGTGAACGGCACCGTGCTGCTCGACGACGGCGCGCACCCGCGGGTGGACCTGGCGCTGTGGATGGACGACTTCCAGGTGGCCGACAACCCCGACGTGGCCGAGATCCAGGCCAACGCGCGGGTCCGGCTCTCCGGCCGCGTCCCCCGCATCGTGGTGACGGGAACGGTGCGGATCGAGGACGGCACCCTCTACATCCCCTCGCTCAACACGCCGGGCGAGGTCGACATCCTCAACGCCGACGTGGGCGCGCTGGGGGCCGACTCCATCGCCGTGCCCACCACCAGCCAGGCCATCCTCGCGGGGCTGATCCCGCAGCACCTGCAGGTGCAGGTCGGCGAGAGCGTGTGGCTGCAGTCGCCCGACGCGCGCATCCAGATCCGCGGCAACCTGGAGATCGACCGGCCGGGCGCCACCAACCTGATCTTCGGCGAGCTCGACGCGGTGCGCGGCAGCTACACGCTGGAGCTGGGCCCCATCCGCCGCCAGTTCGACATCCAGCAGGGGGTGGTGCGCTTCTACGGCACGCCCGAGATCAACCCGTCGCTCGACATCACCGCGGCGTACGAGGTGCGCGGCGGGCGGGCCGAGCAGCCGGTGAGCGTGCTGGTGCACGTGGCGGGGACGATGCAGGAGCCGCGCGTGGAGCTGACCACCAACAACCGCCAGCCGCTGTCGCAGACCGAGCTGATCTCGCTGCTGCTGCTGGGCGGCACCGGCGGGCAGGGCGGGTTCCTGAGCAGCGAGCTGCTGAGCAGCGCCGCGGTGGAGCAGTTCGTGGGCAACCTACTGGCGGCGCAGCTCGAGAACGCGCTGGTGCGCACCGGCGCGGTGGACTACGTGCGCGTGCGGACGCGGGCGGCGACCGGCGTGGCCGCCACGGGCGCCGGCGGGGGCGGCTTCGGGCTCGACTTCCTGAGCCAGCTGACCATCGAGATCGGCAAGGAGGTGGTGTCGAACCTCTACGCCAACCTCGAGGTGGCCGACATCTTCGGGCAGCCGCAGTTGGGCGCGTCGATCGAATGGCAGGTCTCGCCCACGCTGACGCTGCGCGCGGCCAACGAGCCGGTGCTGCGCGACCCGCTGGTGCGCGGCCTCTTCCGCGCGCAGCGGCAGACGACGGTGGATCTGCACAGGAGATGGGAATACGGGCGGCCCAGGCAGCGGCCGCACCCGCAGCCGCGGCGCGCGAACCCCGCGCAGCCGAAGCCGGCGGAGCCCTCGACGCCGTCGGGGCAGCCTCCGCCCACGCCCCCGCCGGGAGGCGGCGGCACGCAGGAAGACGACGGGCGCGCGACACAGGCCGAGCCGGCGCCGCCCGCGACCACCTCGGGACAGCCCCCGCCGGGAGGCGGCGGCACGGAGCAGGAGGCGGCGGACGGCCCCTCGGCCTCCGAGCGGGCCCAGCCGCCGCCGGCCACGGCCATCCCGGAGCAGCCTCCGCCGGTCTTCGGCCCGGCCGAGGTGGACACCGAAGGCGGATAG
- a CDS encoding glycosyltransferase N-terminal domain-containing protein has product MPILESVYAAGVRALRPALPLLARGEGKLARGIRGRGGVVERMEAWAREHRDPARPLAWFHAPSVGEGHQARAVIQAFRARRPDAQVAYTFFSPSAEAFAQTVGADFADYLPLDAADDVRRALDALRPAVLAFSKYDVWPVLTREAAARGVRMLLLSATLPARAGRLRGPARALLAPAYARLDAVAAISGEDAERFGRLGVPPERRSVMGDARFDQVWQRAHAADRASPLLAPFAKFDGITLVAGSTWPEDEKHLLPAVAALRGRGGGMRLILVPHEPTDAHLSSSEKRLDALGLAHARLSALDAHAIPAVVIVDRVGVLGDLYALADVAYVGGGFGAAGLHSVLEPAAFGAPVLFGPHHANAREAGELVAAGGAFEATGAADLERILGGVADVYEVRARAGTLARAYVQARLGAALRGAELVERMIGQ; this is encoded by the coding sequence ATGCCGATCCTCGAGTCCGTCTACGCTGCGGGGGTGCGTGCGCTGCGTCCCGCGCTGCCGCTCCTCGCGCGCGGCGAGGGCAAGCTCGCGCGCGGGATTCGCGGGCGCGGCGGCGTGGTGGAGCGCATGGAGGCGTGGGCGCGCGAGCACCGCGATCCCGCGCGGCCGCTGGCCTGGTTCCATGCGCCCAGCGTCGGCGAGGGGCACCAGGCGCGCGCCGTGATCCAGGCGTTCCGCGCCCGCCGACCGGACGCGCAGGTCGCCTACACCTTCTTCTCCCCCTCCGCCGAGGCGTTCGCGCAGACGGTCGGCGCCGACTTCGCCGACTACCTCCCCCTCGACGCGGCGGACGACGTGCGGCGGGCGCTGGATGCGCTCAGGCCCGCCGTCCTCGCGTTCTCCAAGTACGACGTGTGGCCCGTGCTCACGCGCGAGGCGGCCGCGCGCGGCGTGCGGATGCTGCTGCTGAGCGCCACCCTTCCCGCGCGCGCCGGGCGCCTGCGCGGGCCGGCGCGCGCGCTTCTCGCCCCCGCATACGCCCGCCTCGACGCCGTCGCCGCGATCTCGGGCGAGGACGCGGAGCGGTTCGGGCGCCTCGGCGTCCCCCCGGAACGGCGCAGCGTGATGGGCGACGCGCGCTTCGACCAGGTGTGGCAGCGCGCGCACGCCGCCGACCGCGCGTCGCCGCTGCTGGCGCCGTTCGCGAAGTTCGACGGGATCACGCTCGTTGCCGGGTCGACGTGGCCGGAGGACGAGAAGCACCTCCTTCCCGCCGTCGCGGCGCTGCGCGGGCGGGGTGGGGGGATGCGGCTGATCCTCGTCCCACACGAGCCGACCGACGCGCATCTCTCGTCCTCCGAGAAGCGGCTGGATGCGCTCGGGCTCGCGCACGCACGGCTGTCGGCGCTCGACGCGCACGCGATCCCGGCCGTGGTGATCGTCGACCGCGTGGGGGTGCTGGGGGATCTGTACGCGCTGGCGGACGTGGCGTACGTGGGCGGCGGATTCGGCGCGGCGGGACTGCACTCGGTGCTGGAGCCGGCGGCGTTCGGCGCGCCCGTGCTCTTCGGCCCGCACCACGCCAACGCGCGCGAGGCCGGCGAGCTGGTCGCCGCCGGCGGCGCGTTCGAGGCCACGGGCGCGGCCGACCTCGAGCGCATCCTCGGCGGAGTGGCGGACGTGTACGAGGTCCGCGCGCGCGCCGGCACCCTCGCGCGCGCCTACGTCCAGGCGCGTCTCGGCGCGGCTTTGCGCGGCGCCGAGCTGGTCGAGCGGATGATCGGGCAGTAA
- a CDS encoding inositol monophosphatase family protein encodes MTSGSLFRDELAAALDAAAAAGALIAARTGADRVREKQRADLVTEVDEAAERLILSRLRARFPADAVVGEESASAAVTRGRRWIVDPVDGTTNFVHGHPFVAVSIALVDDEGPAVGVVAAPVLGETFHAVRGGGAFVNGHPMRVSAVAEFGRSLLATGFPFKQGKGDLDQYMLLVADAVRRTQDVRRAGSAALDLAFTAAGRVEGFFEIGLAPWDVAAGILLVTEAGGRITGWPGDAEPPLATGRILASNGRIHGELEALAGRWVERIGG; translated from the coding sequence GTGACCAGCGGGTCGCTCTTCCGTGACGAGCTGGCCGCCGCGCTCGACGCGGCCGCCGCCGCGGGCGCGCTGATCGCCGCGCGCACCGGAGCGGACCGCGTGCGAGAGAAGCAGCGCGCCGATCTCGTCACCGAGGTGGACGAAGCGGCCGAGCGGCTCATCCTCTCCCGCCTCCGCGCGCGCTTCCCCGCCGACGCGGTCGTCGGCGAGGAGTCCGCGTCGGCCGCCGTCACCCGGGGGAGACGGTGGATCGTCGATCCGGTGGACGGCACCACCAACTTCGTCCATGGCCATCCCTTCGTCGCCGTCAGCATCGCGCTGGTGGACGACGAGGGGCCGGCGGTGGGCGTAGTGGCCGCGCCGGTGCTGGGGGAGACCTTCCACGCTGTGCGCGGCGGCGGCGCGTTCGTGAACGGCCACCCGATGCGCGTCAGCGCCGTCGCCGAGTTCGGGCGCTCGCTGCTGGCCACGGGGTTCCCGTTCAAGCAGGGGAAGGGAGATCTCGACCAGTACATGCTCTTGGTGGCCGACGCGGTGCGGCGGACGCAGGACGTGCGGCGCGCGGGGAGCGCCGCGCTGGACCTGGCGTTCACCGCCGCTGGGCGCGTGGAGGGATTCTTCGAGATCGGGCTGGCGCCGTGGGACGTGGCCGCGGGGATCCTGCTCGTCACCGAGGCCGGCGGCCGCATCACCGGCTGGCCGGGAGACGCGGAGCCGCCGCTGGCGACGGGGCGCATCCTCGCCAGCAACGGCCGCATCCACGGCGAGCTGGAGGCGCTGGCGGGGCGGTGGGTGGAGCGGATCGGGGGATGA
- a CDS encoding peptide MFS transporter, giving the protein MASKPPREYSAGSASAVAERQAAYVPPRPPSDDRSFFGHPQGLSTLFFTEMWERFSYYGLRPLLVLFMAAALAQGGFGFDRGQASAIVGIYGACVYLASLPGGWIADRLLGLRRAIMTGAVLITSGHLSIGLSGFAGQGTAGKAFFFLGLILIVFGTGLLKPNISAIVGDLYPEGGARRDAGFSIFYMGINLGAFAGQLITGFLGEKVGWHLGFGAAGVGMFFGLMWFTLRSRATLGDIGTEPTRHPDPVVQARQERTVKLAVAAVVGVVALVFALGITGVYVPDAQAIGKNMAYVLVGLALAFFAYVFAFGGLNGSEKRRVAVIVVLFLFAAIFWSAFEQAPTSLNLFAKDFTDRNIAGFEVPATWFQSINSAFIILLAPAFAALWVSLARRRGDLSSPAKFALGLAFAGVGFALMIPAANAVVGSNGALKVSAMWLVGSYFFQTVGELCLSPVGLSSMTKLSPRKYVGQMMGIWFLASAVGNLIGGLVGGHVDPEKLEAMPGLFTYTTAGLFGAAVILGLLVIPIRRMMADVPHQTGERAAH; this is encoded by the coding sequence ATGGCAAGCAAGCCTCCCCGGGAGTACTCCGCCGGATCGGCGTCGGCCGTGGCCGAGCGGCAGGCGGCCTACGTTCCCCCGCGCCCGCCGTCGGACGACCGGTCGTTCTTCGGCCATCCGCAGGGCCTCTCCACGCTCTTCTTCACGGAGATGTGGGAGCGGTTCTCGTACTACGGGCTGCGCCCGCTGCTGGTGCTGTTCATGGCCGCGGCGCTGGCCCAGGGCGGCTTCGGGTTCGACCGCGGGCAGGCCTCGGCCATCGTGGGGATCTACGGCGCCTGCGTGTACCTGGCCTCGCTCCCCGGCGGGTGGATCGCCGACCGGCTGCTGGGCCTCCGCCGGGCGATCATGACCGGGGCGGTGCTCATCACCTCGGGGCACCTGTCCATCGGCCTCTCCGGCTTCGCGGGGCAGGGGACGGCGGGGAAGGCGTTCTTCTTCCTGGGCCTGATCCTGATCGTGTTCGGCACCGGCCTGCTCAAGCCGAACATCTCGGCCATCGTGGGCGACCTGTACCCCGAGGGCGGCGCGCGGCGCGACGCGGGCTTCTCGATCTTCTACATGGGGATCAATCTGGGCGCCTTCGCGGGGCAGCTGATCACCGGCTTCCTGGGCGAGAAGGTGGGATGGCACCTGGGCTTCGGCGCGGCCGGCGTGGGGATGTTCTTCGGGCTGATGTGGTTCACGCTGCGCTCGCGCGCCACCCTGGGCGACATCGGCACCGAGCCCACGCGCCACCCCGACCCGGTGGTGCAGGCGCGCCAGGAGCGCACGGTCAAGCTCGCGGTGGCCGCGGTGGTGGGCGTGGTGGCGCTCGTGTTCGCGCTTGGGATCACCGGCGTGTACGTGCCCGACGCGCAGGCCATCGGCAAGAACATGGCGTACGTGCTGGTGGGGCTTGCGCTGGCCTTCTTCGCCTACGTGTTCGCCTTCGGCGGGCTGAACGGCAGCGAGAAGCGGCGCGTGGCGGTGATCGTGGTGCTGTTCCTGTTCGCCGCCATCTTCTGGAGCGCGTTCGAGCAGGCGCCCACCTCGCTGAACCTGTTCGCCAAGGACTTCACCGACCGCAACATCGCCGGGTTCGAGGTGCCGGCCACCTGGTTCCAGTCCATCAACTCGGCCTTCATCATCCTGCTGGCGCCGGCGTTCGCCGCGCTCTGGGTGTCGCTGGCCCGCCGCCGCGGCGACCTGTCGAGCCCGGCCAAGTTCGCGCTGGGGCTGGCCTTCGCCGGCGTGGGCTTCGCGCTGATGATCCCCGCAGCCAACGCGGTGGTGGGGAGCAACGGCGCGCTGAAGGTGTCGGCGATGTGGCTGGTGGGAAGCTACTTCTTCCAGACCGTGGGCGAGCTCTGCCTGAGCCCGGTGGGCCTGTCGTCGATGACCAAGCTGTCGCCGCGCAAGTACGTGGGGCAGATGATGGGGATCTGGTTCCTGGCCTCGGCGGTCGGCAACCTGATCGGCGGGCTGGTGGGCGGGCACGTGGACCCGGAGAAGCTCGAGGCGATGCCGGGGCTGTTCACCTACACCACCGCCGGCCTGTTCGGCGCGGCGGTGATCCTGGGGCTGCTGGTCATCCCCATCCGCAGGATGATGGCGGACGTGCCGCACCAGACCGGGGAGCGCGCCGCGCACTGA
- a CDS encoding sigma-54 dependent transcriptional regulator, giving the protein MIPRLFILALSDSFSTLWPTLAETLDADAVVERAPAAEALAQAAALVVSAAGCERQAALALAELPAGSPAAAVVGACTEYRAVLEVIRAGAADYFALPDDLPALRAWLQQRVEAARAEASARAQAEEERRHYDFSRMLGNSPALREVLDRAARVIPAGSATVLITGETGTGKDLLAQTIHYNGPRAGKPFVELNCAAVPASLLEAELFGYERGAFTDARHPKPGLFEVANGGTLFLDEIGDLPLELQVKLLRVLETKTTRRLGSVASMPLDVRILAATHVDLNARVRDGAFRRDLFYRLNVVPLRLPPLRERGDDVELLAEHFARRFSEEYGMPFRGLSAEVRAHLRRHPWPGNIRELRNAVERAVILGQGTVHAEHLALGDEGVDAARGVLPFPATLAQIEVAAARAAVEACGGNKTRAAGMLGISRKGLYALLGPNRGVRG; this is encoded by the coding sequence ATGATTCCACGCCTGTTCATCCTCGCGTTGAGCGACTCCTTCTCCACGCTCTGGCCCACGCTGGCGGAGACGCTGGACGCGGACGCCGTCGTCGAGCGCGCGCCCGCCGCCGAAGCGCTGGCGCAGGCCGCGGCGCTGGTGGTCTCCGCCGCCGGCTGCGAGCGGCAGGCGGCACTGGCGCTCGCCGAGCTCCCCGCGGGATCTCCCGCCGCGGCGGTGGTCGGCGCGTGCACCGAGTATCGCGCCGTGCTGGAGGTGATCCGCGCCGGCGCGGCCGACTACTTCGCGCTTCCCGACGACCTTCCCGCGCTGCGCGCCTGGCTGCAGCAGCGGGTGGAGGCCGCGCGCGCCGAGGCGTCCGCCCGCGCGCAGGCCGAGGAGGAGCGCCGGCACTACGACTTCTCGCGGATGCTGGGGAACAGCCCGGCGCTGCGCGAGGTGCTGGACCGCGCCGCGCGGGTGATCCCCGCCGGCTCGGCCACCGTGCTGATCACCGGCGAGACGGGGACGGGAAAGGACCTGCTGGCACAGACCATCCACTACAACGGACCGCGCGCCGGCAAGCCGTTCGTGGAGCTGAACTGCGCGGCGGTGCCGGCCAGCCTGCTCGAGGCGGAGCTGTTCGGCTACGAGCGCGGCGCCTTCACCGACGCGCGCCACCCCAAGCCCGGGCTGTTCGAGGTGGCCAACGGCGGCACGCTCTTCCTCGACGAGATCGGCGACCTTCCGCTGGAGCTGCAGGTGAAGCTGCTGCGCGTGCTGGAGACGAAGACGACGCGGCGGCTCGGGAGCGTCGCCTCGATGCCGCTGGACGTGCGTATCCTGGCCGCCACGCACGTGGACCTGAACGCCCGCGTCCGCGACGGCGCCTTCCGCCGCGACCTGTTCTACCGCCTGAACGTGGTGCCGTTGCGCCTGCCCCCGCTCCGCGAGCGCGGCGACGACGTGGAGCTGCTGGCCGAGCACTTCGCCCGCCGCTTCTCCGAGGAGTACGGGATGCCCTTCCGCGGCCTGAGCGCCGAGGTCCGCGCGCATCTCCGCCGCCACCCCTGGCCCGGCAACATCCGCGAACTGCGCAACGCCGTCGAGCGCGCCGTCATCCTCGGCCAGGGCACCGTCCACGCCGAACATCTGGCCCTCGGTGACGAGGGCGTGGATGCCGCGCGCGGCGTTCTCCCCTTCCCCGCAACGCTCGCGCAGATCGAAGTGGCGGCAGCGCGCGCCGCGGTGGAGGCGTGCGGTGGCAACAAGACCAGGGCTGCGGGGATGCTGGGAATCAGCCGCAAGGGGCTGTACGCCCTGCTGGGCCCGAACCGTGGGGTGCGCGGATGA
- a CDS encoding ElyC/SanA/YdcF family protein, whose protein sequence is MRRRRRGRKLLVAFATLAVLLGGMWLLRAPILTGVARFLTVHDRLQRADAIFVFGGDPDVRPFAAAALYRRGWAPRVLVPGMETGRLAAMGMVPTQTELFTGVLHREGVPDSAVAVLPMPGGTASTTDDVAVLRAWLRRTGARRVIVVTTDYHTRRARRALRRGLKGIDVEVMMYGTPARGYDETNWWRTEAGMVAYFNEYLKFARYIVAGG, encoded by the coding sequence GTGCGGCGTCGCCGCCGTGGGCGGAAGCTTCTCGTCGCGTTCGCCACGCTCGCCGTCCTGCTCGGGGGGATGTGGCTGCTGCGCGCGCCGATCCTCACCGGCGTGGCGCGCTTCCTCACCGTGCACGACCGGCTGCAGCGCGCCGACGCGATCTTCGTCTTCGGGGGAGATCCGGACGTGCGCCCGTTCGCCGCGGCCGCGCTCTACCGCCGCGGGTGGGCGCCGCGCGTGCTGGTGCCGGGAATGGAGACGGGCCGCCTGGCCGCGATGGGGATGGTGCCCACGCAGACCGAGCTCTTCACCGGCGTGCTGCACCGCGAGGGCGTCCCCGATTCCGCCGTCGCCGTGCTGCCGATGCCGGGCGGGACGGCGAGCACGACGGACGACGTGGCCGTGCTGCGCGCCTGGCTTCGCCGCACGGGCGCGCGCCGGGTGATCGTCGTCACCACCGACTACCACACCCGCCGCGCGCGCCGGGCTCTCCGCCGCGGCCTGAAGGGGATCGACGTCGAGGTGATGATGTACGGCACCCCCGCCCGCGGCTACGACGAGACGAACTGGTGGCGCACCGAGGCGGGGATGGTGGCGTACTTCAACGAATACCTGAAGTTCGCCCGCTACATCGTCGCGGGCGGATAG